In Bacillus toyonensis BCT-7112, a single window of DNA contains:
- a CDS encoding DUF4256 domain-containing protein: MTENKNVLPVEQREQLFKVLKARFEKNMNRHEGLEWAKVEAKLDVNAEKLWSLNEMEVTGGEPDVVGYDKEKDEYTFYDCSKESPKGRRSLCYDLEALESRKKHKPENNVIDVATAMGIELLTEEQYRDLQQIGDFDMKSSSWVQTPSDIRELGGALFCDYRFGHVFVYHNGADSYYAARGFRGSLRV, encoded by the coding sequence ATGACAGAAAATAAAAATGTGTTACCAGTAGAACAGCGTGAACAATTATTCAAAGTATTGAAAGCTCGTTTTGAGAAGAATATGAATCGTCATGAAGGTCTTGAATGGGCTAAAGTTGAAGCGAAGCTGGATGTTAATGCTGAGAAATTATGGTCACTTAATGAAATGGAAGTAACTGGCGGTGAGCCGGATGTTGTTGGTTATGATAAAGAGAAGGACGAGTATACTTTCTATGATTGTTCAAAGGAGAGTCCTAAAGGCCGCAGAAGTCTTTGTTATGATCTTGAAGCGTTAGAGTCAAGAAAAAAACATAAACCAGAAAATAATGTCATTGATGTGGCAACTGCTATGGGCATTGAATTATTAACTGAAGAACAATATCGAGATTTGCAACAAATTGGGGATTTCGATATGAAATCATCAAGCTGGGTACAAACGCCTTCAGATATTCGCGAACTCGGTGGCGCTCTATTTTGCGATTATCGCTTTGGACACGTTTTTGTGTACCACAATGGAGCAGATTCCTATTATGCTGCTAGAGGGTTTCGCGGTTCGTTAAGAGTTTAA
- a CDS encoding DoxX family membrane protein, which produces MVINFLRTDKRATFILLLLRLYIGYSWITAGIGKVLGQSFDASGFLKGAIAQASGDHPAVQGWWADFLQNFVLPHADLFSFFVQWGEILVGLGLILGGLTKTAAFFGIIMNLSFLLSGTVSVNPNMLVLTMFILIAGHNAGRIGLDGYVFPKLFRKNNHETYKLSKTA; this is translated from the coding sequence ATGGTTATCAATTTTTTAAGAACTGATAAACGTGCTACTTTCATATTATTACTTTTACGTCTTTACATAGGATATTCTTGGATTACTGCTGGAATAGGGAAAGTTTTAGGACAATCTTTTGATGCCAGCGGTTTCCTCAAAGGCGCCATCGCCCAAGCATCAGGCGATCACCCCGCAGTACAAGGCTGGTGGGCGGATTTCCTTCAAAACTTTGTTCTTCCGCACGCAGACTTATTTAGCTTTTTCGTACAATGGGGGGAAATCTTAGTAGGTTTAGGTTTAATTTTAGGTGGATTAACAAAAACTGCTGCATTCTTTGGAATCATAATGAATCTTTCATTCTTATTAAGTGGAACTGTTAGTGTAAACCCAAACATGCTTGTTTTAACTATGTTCATTTTAATTGCAGGTCATAATGCTGGACGTATTGGATTAGACGGTTATGTTTTCCCTAAACTTTTCCGGAAAAACAACCACGAAACATATAAATTAAGTAAAACTGCGTAG
- a CDS encoding SDR family oxidoreductase: MMNQLKNKVAVVTGVSRLDGIGAAICTELAEAGYDIFFTYWTAYDKEMPWGVEQNEQIQLKEELIQKGVKVSSMELDLTQNDAPKELINRVTEQLGYPHILINNAAYSTNNDFSNLSAEELDKHYMVNVRATTLLSSQFARGFDKKFGGRIVNMTSGQFQGPMAGELAYATTKGAIDALTSTLSAEVAHLGITVNAINPDPTSTGWMTEEIKQGLKPMFPLGRIGEPKDAARLIKFLVSEEAEWITGQVIHSEGGFKR, translated from the coding sequence ATGATGAATCAATTAAAAAATAAAGTAGCAGTTGTTACAGGTGTAAGTCGTCTAGACGGTATAGGAGCAGCTATTTGCACAGAGTTAGCAGAGGCTGGATACGATATATTTTTTACGTATTGGACAGCTTACGATAAAGAGATGCCTTGGGGCGTTGAGCAAAATGAACAAATACAATTAAAAGAAGAGCTAATACAAAAAGGTGTTAAAGTATCGAGCATGGAGTTAGATTTAACTCAAAATGATGCACCGAAAGAGCTTATAAATAGGGTTACTGAACAACTAGGCTACCCTCATATATTAATTAATAATGCAGCATATTCTACGAATAATGATTTCTCTAATTTGTCTGCTGAAGAGCTGGATAAGCATTACATGGTAAATGTTCGTGCGACTACATTGTTAAGTAGTCAATTTGCCCGAGGATTTGATAAGAAATTTGGTGGTAGAATTGTGAATATGACTTCGGGGCAATTTCAAGGGCCTATGGCAGGAGAACTGGCGTATGCAACAACGAAAGGAGCTATTGATGCTCTTACCAGTACGTTGTCAGCAGAAGTAGCCCATTTAGGAATAACAGTGAATGCAATTAACCCAGATCCAACTAGTACAGGATGGATGACTGAAGAGATAAAGCAAGGATTAAAGCCGATGTTTCCTCTGGGCAGAATTGGTGAGCCAAAGGATGCAGCTAGACTCATAAAGTTTTTAGTAAGTGAAGAAGCAGAGTGGATTACGGGACAAGTGATTCATTCGGAAGGTGGATTTAAAAGGTAA
- a CDS encoding methionine ABC transporter permease, which yields MENKSFLDEWGEVIWEATIQTFQMTSISLLISILIALPLGVTLVLTRPGGQRENKLIYPILNTVINVIRSLPFIILLFFILPFTKFLMGTSIGVQGVIVPLVVFTAPYIARLMETALLEVDRGVIEAYQAMGVSTIKIIWHVMVKEARPSLVLGLTIATIGLIGATAMAGLVGAGGLGDLAYRFGHLRYEPEVMYATVFILIILVQGLQSLGNGVARRLKKD from the coding sequence ATGGAAAACAAGTCCTTTTTGGATGAATGGGGTGAAGTCATATGGGAAGCAACAATTCAAACATTTCAAATGACATCTATTTCATTACTTATCTCTATCCTTATCGCATTACCGCTCGGCGTTACACTTGTTTTGACGAGACCCGGTGGACAGCGAGAAAATAAACTTATCTATCCTATTCTTAATACAGTTATTAATGTCATTCGCTCTCTTCCATTTATCATTCTATTATTCTTCATTTTACCTTTTACGAAGTTCCTAATGGGAACATCCATTGGCGTGCAAGGTGTTATCGTACCACTTGTCGTCTTCACAGCTCCTTATATTGCACGCTTAATGGAGACAGCTTTACTAGAAGTGGATCGTGGTGTTATTGAAGCTTACCAAGCAATGGGAGTCTCTACTATAAAAATCATTTGGCACGTCATGGTTAAAGAAGCACGCCCATCTCTTGTGCTCGGATTAACGATCGCAACAATCGGCTTAATTGGCGCAACAGCGATGGCTGGTCTTGTAGGGGCTGGCGGGCTAGGGGACTTGGCATATCGCTTCGGACATTTACGCTATGAACCTGAAGTAATGTATGCAACCGTCTTTATTTTAATTATCCTCGTTCAAGGATTACAATCTTTAGGGAATGGTGTTGCACGAAGATTGAAGAAAGATTAG